Proteins from a single region of Pongo pygmaeus isolate AG05252 chromosome 3, NHGRI_mPonPyg2-v2.0_pri, whole genome shotgun sequence:
- the FGF5 gene encoding fibroblast growth factor 5 isoform X2 produces the protein MSLSFLLLLFFSHLILSAWAHGEKCLAPKRQPGPAATDRNPRGSSSRQSSSSAMSSSSASSSPAASLGSQGSGLEQSSFQWSPSGRRTGSLYCRVGIGFHLQIYPDGKVNGSHEANMLSQVHR, from the coding sequence ATGAGCttgtccttcctcctcctcctcttcttcagcCACCTGATCCTCAGCGCCTGGGCTCACGGGGAGAAGTGTCTCGCCCCCAAACGGCAACCCGGACCCGCTGCCACTGATAGGAACCCTAGAGGCTCCAGCAGCAGACAGAGCAGCAGTAGCGCTATGtcttcctcttctgcctcctcctcccccgcAGCTTCTCTGGGCAGCCAAGGAAGTGGCTTGGAACAGAGCAGTTTCCAGTGGAGCCCCTCGGGGCGCCGGACCGGCAGCCTCTACTGCAGAGTGGGCATTGGTTTCCATCTGCAGATCTACCCGGATGGCAAAGTCAATGGCTCCCACGAAGCCAATATGTTAA